A window of the Nitrospirae bacterium YQR-1 genome harbors these coding sequences:
- the rplT gene encoding 50S ribosomal protein L20 — translation MPRAKGGFKTRRRRKKLLEKASGYYGGRSKLYRVASEAVDHALTHAYTHRKLKKREFRALWIIRINAAVRAVGLTYSRFIAGLKKANIDLDRKVLADLALNDIARFNEIAETVKAGIA, via the coding sequence ATGCCCAGAGCAAAAGGTGGATTTAAGACAAGACGCAGAAGAAAGAAATTACTGGAAAAAGCCAGCGGTTATTACGGCGGCAGGAGTAAACTTTACAGGGTTGCCTCAGAGGCGGTTGACCATGCACTTACCCATGCTTATACGCACAGAAAATTAAAAAAGCGGGAGTTCAGAGCGCTTTGGATTATCAGAATTAATGCAGCCGTAAGAGCCGTCGGGCTTACCTACAGCAGGTTTATTGCCGGCCTTAAGAAAGCCAATATTGACCTTGACAGAAAGGTACTGGCAGATCTGGCACTTAATGATATAGCCCGTTTTAATGAAATCGCTGAAACTGTAAAGGCCGGCATAGCTTAG